Proteins encoded together in one Mercenaria mercenaria strain notata chromosome 18, MADL_Memer_1, whole genome shotgun sequence window:
- the LOC123539196 gene encoding A disintegrin and metalloproteinase with thrombospondin motifs adt-1-like isoform X1: MRLRTRIVIQIIVLCCGISQGASGLLCYSCSNINSSEDCMNVIECTGREECFTRADAFINGSVQYTVGCTYDMVPTVVKGKTFCSQVCGENLCNLDKCQLPVSPRCNITRPPRCLSCDLISDPSQCRNLKQCKEDEMCFVRKVTIYGNARYRLGCMNNKHCLGVSTDHHVSSAIVGKRSDPPDACSLCCSKDHCNTKVCGQQQISLSMSDDRTYNLQLLDDHQTCFDFNPTACAAFGNLDPEACKVMADIDSLCPESCGMCGHYGWAQWEEWSTCSLTCGSGISARNRVCVHQIDVTINKTCPGPTNETKTCNVEPCAVHGQWSDWGEWSNCTVTCENGTKSRQRDCDNPLPQFGGMNCTGDSLDIEECSEQPCPVDGGWCWSSTTKCTETYSSYYREYRYSSAGSTYKQTSCSCPAPEYGGKQCS, translated from the exons ATGCGTCTACGTACCA GGATAGTTATACAAATCATAGTGTTATGCTGTGGAATAAGTCAAG GTGCTAGCGGACTGCTATGCTATTCGTGTAGTAACATAAACTCGAGTGAGGATTGCATGAATGTCATTGAATGTACTGGAAGAGag GAGTGTTTCACGAGGGCAGATGCATTTATAAATGGCAGTGTCCAGTATACTGTAGGATGTACATACGACATG GTGCCGACTGTGGTAAAAGGAAAGACATTTTGTTCCCAAGTGTGTGGTGAAAACTTGTGTAATCTAGACAAATGTCAGCTTCCAG TATCTCCGAGATGCAATATAACGCGACCACCGAGATGCCTATCCTGTGATTTGATAAGTGACCCAAGTCAATGCAGGAATCTTAAACAATGCAAAGAAGACGAG ATGTGCTTCGTGCGAAAAGTTACCATCTATGGAAATGCACGATACCGCTTGGGATGTATGAATAATAAG CACTGTTTGGGAGTATCGACCGACCATCATGTATCGTCAGCAATTGTTGGAAAGCGTTCTGATCCGCCAGATGCATGTTCCTTGTGTTGTTCAAAAGATCATTGTAACACGAAAGTTTGCGGCCAACAGCAAATTTCAT TATCTATGTCAGATGATCGCACATACAATCTACAACTCCTTGATGATCACCAAACATGCTTCGATTTCAATCCGACGGCATGTGCTGCCTTTGGCAACCTTGATCCTGAAGCCTGTAAAGTCATGGCTGATATTGACAGTCTTTGTCCTGAGTCGTGCGGAATGTGTG GACATTATGGATGGGCACAGTGGGAAGAATGGTCTACGTGCTCCCTGACGTGCGGTTCTGGAATATCAGCCAGAAACAGAGTTTGTGTACATCAGATCGATGTTACAATAAACAAGACATGTCCCGGACCTACGAACGAAACTAAAACTTGTAATGTTGAGCCTTGCGCAG TCCATGGTCAGTGGTCTGATTGGGGGGAATGGAGTAACTGCACAGTTACTTGTGAAAACGGAACAAAATCACGTCAGAGAGACTGTGACAATCCTTTGCCCCAGTTTGGTGGTATGAATTGCACGGGTGATAGCTTAGACATTGAGGAATGTTCAGAACAACCTTGTCCAG TCGATGGCGGTTGGTGCTGGTCATCAACAACGAAATGTACTGAGACCTATAGCAGCTATTATCGAGAATATCGTTACTCGTCTGCAGGGagtacatacaaacaaacatcATGTAGCTGCCCAGCCCCTGAATATGGTGGAAAACAATGCAGTTAG
- the LOC123539196 gene encoding SCO-spondin-like isoform X2, whose translation MRLRTRIVIQIIVLCCGISQGASGLLCYSCSNINSSEDCMNVIECTGREECFTRADAFINGSVQYTVGCTYDMVPTVVKGKTFCSQVCGENLCNLDKCQLPVSPRCNITRPPRCLSCDLISDPSQCRNLKQCKEDEMCFVRKVTIYGNARYRLGCMNNKHCLGVSTDHHVSSAIVGKRSDPPDACSLCCSKDHCNTKVCGQQQISLSMSDDRTYNLQLLDDHQTCFDFNPTACAAFGNLDPEACKVMADIDSLCPESCGMCGHYGWAQWEEWSTCSLTCGSGISARNRVCVHQIDVTINKTCPGPTNETKTCNVEPCAVHGQWSDWGEWSNCTVTCENGTKSRQRDCDNPLPQFGGMNCTGDSLDIEECSEQPCPVNGGWCSTTGMTCSYNGRYNLESRSTRIRSTCACPTPQYGGEQCKQ comes from the exons ATGCGTCTACGTACCA GGATAGTTATACAAATCATAGTGTTATGCTGTGGAATAAGTCAAG GTGCTAGCGGACTGCTATGCTATTCGTGTAGTAACATAAACTCGAGTGAGGATTGCATGAATGTCATTGAATGTACTGGAAGAGag GAGTGTTTCACGAGGGCAGATGCATTTATAAATGGCAGTGTCCAGTATACTGTAGGATGTACATACGACATG GTGCCGACTGTGGTAAAAGGAAAGACATTTTGTTCCCAAGTGTGTGGTGAAAACTTGTGTAATCTAGACAAATGTCAGCTTCCAG TATCTCCGAGATGCAATATAACGCGACCACCGAGATGCCTATCCTGTGATTTGATAAGTGACCCAAGTCAATGCAGGAATCTTAAACAATGCAAAGAAGACGAG ATGTGCTTCGTGCGAAAAGTTACCATCTATGGAAATGCACGATACCGCTTGGGATGTATGAATAATAAG CACTGTTTGGGAGTATCGACCGACCATCATGTATCGTCAGCAATTGTTGGAAAGCGTTCTGATCCGCCAGATGCATGTTCCTTGTGTTGTTCAAAAGATCATTGTAACACGAAAGTTTGCGGCCAACAGCAAATTTCAT TATCTATGTCAGATGATCGCACATACAATCTACAACTCCTTGATGATCACCAAACATGCTTCGATTTCAATCCGACGGCATGTGCTGCCTTTGGCAACCTTGATCCTGAAGCCTGTAAAGTCATGGCTGATATTGACAGTCTTTGTCCTGAGTCGTGCGGAATGTGTG GACATTATGGATGGGCACAGTGGGAAGAATGGTCTACGTGCTCCCTGACGTGCGGTTCTGGAATATCAGCCAGAAACAGAGTTTGTGTACATCAGATCGATGTTACAATAAACAAGACATGTCCCGGACCTACGAACGAAACTAAAACTTGTAATGTTGAGCCTTGCGCAG TCCATGGTCAGTGGTCTGATTGGGGGGAATGGAGTAACTGCACAGTTACTTGTGAAAACGGAACAAAATCACGTCAGAGAGACTGTGACAATCCTTTGCCCCAGTTTGGTGGTATGAATTGCACGGGTGATAGCTTAGACATTGAGGAATGTTCAGAACAACCTTGTCCAG TTAACGGTGGTTGGTGTTCCACAACCGGAATGACATGCAGCTACAATGGTCGGTACAATCTAGAGAGTAGATCTACTCGAATACGTTCAACCTGTGCATGTCCAACTCCTCAGTACGGCGGCGAACAGTGCAAACAATGA